The genomic segment AACTTCCCGAAAGACGGTGCCAAGCGCGGTGTAGAATCATCCATGATTGTCATCGACGCGAAAACAGGCGGAATTGCCGGGATGATGGGCGGACGCAACTATGCGCCAAAAGGCTTTAACTACGCGACAGACATGAAGCGTCAGCCGGGCTCCAGCTTTAAGCCGATTGCCGTGTTTGCTCCAGCAGTTAATAAAGATATCAACAAATGGAACGCGAATTCGCAACTGAGCAACAAAAGGCAGAGCTTCAATGGCTATGAGCCGCGCAACTACAATAACCGATACACGGAAACGATGAGCATGAACCGGGCGATGATCGACTCCGCGAATATCCCGCCGGTTTGGCTGTTAAATGAAATTGGGGTCTCAGAAAGCTTGGAATACCTCAAGAAAGTCGGCATTGAGCTGACTCCGAATGACCGAAACCTGGCAATTGCCCTCGGGGGATTGGATGTAGGTACGTCACCGCTGGAAATGGCTCAGGCCTATACACCTTTTGTGAATGCAGGGGTAGTGTCTGAGGCGCACTCGATCACCAAGGTCGAGAACAAGGATGAGGGTGTCGTCCGTGAATACCAGCCAAAACAATCTGAGGCACTGAAGCCGGAAGCAGCTTGGGAGATTCACACCATGCTGGAGAAAGCAGTTCAGGAAGGGACAGGGAAGGCAGCGCGTATCTCTGGACGCCATGTTGCAGGTAAAACCGGTACGACCCAATCGATAGCAGGCGACAGCAAAGCAAACAAGGATGCTTGGTTCGTCGGATATACACCGGAATATGTCGGTGCCGTTTGGATGGGCTTCGATCCAGAGGACAAACAGCATTTGATGCACCAAGGAAGTAGCATGACGGCGCAAATGTTCTCCAAAGTATTGGCAACAGCCTTAAAAGGTGTACCATCATCGGACTTTGTTCGACCAGCAGGTGCGGTAGAACATAAAGAGGTGGAAGTAGAACCAGAGCTCCAATTGGCTGCAGACATGTCATTTGACTCAAGTACGAATAAATTGATGGTTGTGCTTAGCTGGATTGGTGGCGCTGACGGCGATACGTACGATCTTTACCGCATTGGCGAAAACGGCGAAAGACAACTCATCTCTGCAGGTATGAAGGAAACCTCTTATGTAGATGTGCTGGATAGTCCGAAACAGTATCAGTATCAAGTCGTTCCACGAAATGCACAAGGCGAGGAAGGCACACCTTCAAAAACAGTCCCAATCGACTCCAAGAAGCTGGAGAATTTGATTAATCAAGATCCAGGTCATAACGAGGAAGGTAACGATCAGGGACAAAATCCAGATGGTACCGAGAATGGCAATGGTGAAATTCCACCTGACCAAGGTACCGGAGGAACTGGTGAGCATACAAATAATGGAGATGGCAGCCAACCGCCAAATCCGGGAACAGGCGAGGTTCCACCGGACATCGTGAATCCAGACCCTAGTCAGACAGATGGTTCCTCAAACGAAATTAAACTGCCGCCACCTCCGCAAGAGGAGGGGCAGAACCAGTTCCCAGATGCATCAAACGGCTAAAGATTAGCCCAGCAAGAACGATTCAAAACCGATTCGACTATTTGCACAGCTTCTTTCGCGTGGTACAATACCAGTAAATCGGGAGACAGGGGGGACAGTCCATGTCTGGCTACGCACAAAGAGATCTACCCACATTTTTCAAAGAACAGTTACGCCAAACCAAGGTGAATTTTGAGCGAGCTCTTGACTGTAAACACACCGATTTCGATGATCTTTACCCATACATGAACGAGCAGCCACAGTTCTTCTGGTACAAACGTTACGTGGCTTGGTCAGAACTGTTGACCGTCGTACGTCTAGCTGAACAATTGGGTATTGAGTGGACAGAGGATTTCAGTGAGCAGCAGGTAGAATTCATTCAAGGCAAGGTTCTGCAAGGAAAAGTGCTCGATTATTGGAACCCGGAAGAAGAACAAGAAGAATCGATGAGGGAATTGGAAGAAGAAAAATAAATGTGATCGTAAAAACATGGCGCGTTCCCACTTGCGGGAACGCGCTTTTTTGCGTGCGCTAAGCAAAGCTCACCTTTGATGGGAACCGTGTCTAATATCTCATACATGTTTATGAATTTTTGTAAAAAAATGTATACAACCTTGATCTTCTTTTCTGTTATATGTATTGGCACCATAATTGCAATTCTAACAGGGTGTATTTTATTGCATTTCAGATGGAGAGAAGGTGAATCTGCCCAAAACGAAATACGGTTTCCTCGCAACAAGCGAAAAAACGGTTACCCATTCAAAGGAGGTTTGCTCATTCATGAAGAAAAAGAGTCGCACGGTACACACAGGCCGCATGGTGGCTGGTGTCCTTCTCTCGACATCATTTCTATTGGGGACGGTTGGAAGTCCTGTCCAAGCCTTGGCAGTCAAGGATTACTCGAGTGCGATCGGTAGGGATGGGGGTAAAAACGTTCCGCCTTCCGGAAAAAATGTGGGGAGAACGCTGGACCCGGTCACCTCGTTTCAGCATCAATCCAGTGACAAAGCAGGAGAGTATCCGCATCCAGTGGAGCCGACCTGGAGTGTAGAGGAGCAAGAGTCTTCTAGCGAACAGCAGCGGAGCATGAAGGCAAATGCCGAAAAGTACGCGATGTCCGATTTGAACAAGCTCAGTTACGACGAATTGGTCAATGTACTGGTGACGATTAATTGGGAGCAGATTCCTGAATTGTTTGATTTTACTCCCGATTCGTATGCCTTTTACAACGATCGGCAGCGCGTTCAGGCCATCATTGACGCATTGCAAGTCAGAGGCACACAATACTCCAGCAACGATTCCAAAGGAATTGACACCTTGGTTGAGGTGCTTCGCTCTGGATATTACCTCGGCTACTACCATAAGGAATTATCCTATCTCAATCAGAGAAGCGAGCATCAAAAAGTGTTCCCTGCTCTGCATGCCATTGCAGACAATCCGAATTTCAAATTGGGAACAGATGCTCAAAATGAGGTAGTAGGTGCATTTGGTGGACTTATCGGAAACACTTTTGTAAGCGCTTCCCTTGTGGAGAAAGCTGCACCGATTATCCGTCAATACGAAGAGCAAATGGATACCTTCATTACGCAGCGGAGTGCGGGTGATGCTGTATTCCGTATTATGGGCCAGGTTAGCTATATTTTGATGTGGAGAGTGGATGAACCAACCAAGCAACAGGAGTTTTACGGCAAAATCGATACGTATCTGAACGAGATGGGAAAACTCGCCTTGCATGGCGATACAGATGAAGCGAAAGAATGGGTCCTCGACAATGGTTTTTATCACAGTGCTTATTTGGGAGAATACCATTCCAATCCGAATAAGGGGAATGAGGTGCTCACAGAAGCGTTGGAGCTTTATCCGTATGTAGGACTTCAGTATATGCAAGCAGCAAATCTGATCCAGACGGTCTACGGCGGAAAAGACGCTCAAGGAAGGGACATCCAGTTCAACAAGATTCGTGAGGATGCCATGGAAAAGTATCTGCCCAACGAATATACGTTTGATGACGGAAGCATCGTCATGAAAACAGGCGGAGATGTCACAGAAGAAAAAGTCAAACGGTTATATTGGGCGGCAAAAGAGGTAAAAGCTCAGTTTCATCGGATGGCAGGACGAGATGAACCGATGGAAGAAGGGAACCCCGACGATATTTTGACCATTGTCCTCTACAATAGTCCCTCAGAGTACAAGATGAACAACCCCTTGTATGGCTATGAGACGGACAACGGGGGCATGTATATCGAGGGAAAAGGAACTTTCTTCACATACGAACGAACACCGCAGCAGAGTACGTACACACTGGAAGAGCTGTTCCGCCATGAATTCACGCACTATTTGCAAGGGCGCTACACTATACCTGGCTTGTGGAATGAAGGCCCGATTTACAGAGACGAGAGACTATCGTGGTTTGAAGAAGGGGGAGCAGAACTTTTTGCAGGCTCCACGCGAACATCAGGTGTTCTGCCGCGAAAATCCATGGTCGGCAATCTCATTCG from the Brevibacillus brevis genome contains:
- a CDS encoding collagenase, which translates into the protein MKKKSRTVHTGRMVAGVLLSTSFLLGTVGSPVQALAVKDYSSAIGRDGGKNVPPSGKNVGRTLDPVTSFQHQSSDKAGEYPHPVEPTWSVEEQESSSEQQRSMKANAEKYAMSDLNKLSYDELVNVLVTINWEQIPELFDFTPDSYAFYNDRQRVQAIIDALQVRGTQYSSNDSKGIDTLVEVLRSGYYLGYYHKELSYLNQRSEHQKVFPALHAIADNPNFKLGTDAQNEVVGAFGGLIGNTFVSASLVEKAAPIIRQYEEQMDTFITQRSAGDAVFRIMGQVSYILMWRVDEPTKQQEFYGKIDTYLNEMGKLALHGDTDEAKEWVLDNGFYHSAYLGEYHSNPNKGNEVLTEALELYPYVGLQYMQAANLIQTVYGGKDAQGRDIQFNKIREDAMEKYLPNEYTFDDGSIVMKTGGDVTEEKVKRLYWAAKEVKAQFHRMAGRDEPMEEGNPDDILTIVLYNSPSEYKMNNPLYGYETDNGGMYIEGKGTFFTYERTPQQSTYTLEELFRHEFTHYLQGRYTIPGLWNEGPIYRDERLSWFEEGGAELFAGSTRTSGVLPRKSMVGNLIRFGQDNWYTASQTLHARYGTWDFYTYSYALQYHMMKEDWNKLDDIMDYIEANNVDGYDQLIRTLSDDSELNRDYHRTMESLVDSYPDLTVPLVSDDYLVTPDPKASAAIFQEIEDVTGLQNVSTNRHESEFFQTFTLTGTYTGTQAQGEKEDWETMSRITDEFLTRLTSHPWNGYKTVTAYFTNYRVNASNQFEYDVTFHGVLPEQGDGENQLPVIVMNGPSKAAVNEEVTFSSNGSSDPDGSIVSYLWEFGDGTSSSDANPTHVYENQGEYTVKLRVTDNKGAVTAKSITITIEEQGGEIGEKEQEPNNSFSEANPLKSNVELSGQTSKQDDKDIFALKVLGNGTVKINVTSEHDTGLNWVVHHEDDLDEYIAYPKTSGKTLSGEFEATPGTYYLSVYNFNGETIPYKVTAELPEEESEPTETEPNNSFDEANALQLGEEISGQTDRTDDKDTYIIQVEEEGIVQVTVSSEMDEGLNWVVFHEDDLETYFGYPENAGKKLTGEFEAKPGKYYLLVYNTNNTTIPYNVIVNAE
- a CDS encoding PBP1A family penicillin-binding protein — translated: MAAKAKKKIKKKKNNLLMIAVSFAIFLFLSVIGGYFALLYAGDMMIEQNEQKLKDLKIEPTVIYDKNGQEMTSLIREKNREYKPINEMPKVLIDAFLAVEDKRFYEHKGVDMVRIGGAIVNDIKKGSLAEGGSTITQQLARNVFLTLDQTFWRKTKEMSIAIGLERRYSKDQILEMYLNRIYLGKGEFGVQDASLYYFGIPVDHKDFTIAKAAMLAAIPKAPTTYNPFNNPEKAKLRRDTIIRLMHEQGLITEEQKLAAQAEPLPKKSGEIADSTLKKGYRAFFDNMVEEAEATFGVTEEELYRGGWNIYTTFDPKVQDAMVEEYANAKNFPKDGAKRGVESSMIVIDAKTGGIAGMMGGRNYAPKGFNYATDMKRQPGSSFKPIAVFAPAVNKDINKWNANSQLSNKRQSFNGYEPRNYNNRYTETMSMNRAMIDSANIPPVWLLNEIGVSESLEYLKKVGIELTPNDRNLAIALGGLDVGTSPLEMAQAYTPFVNAGVVSEAHSITKVENKDEGVVREYQPKQSEALKPEAAWEIHTMLEKAVQEGTGKAARISGRHVAGKTGTTQSIAGDSKANKDAWFVGYTPEYVGAVWMGFDPEDKQHLMHQGSSMTAQMFSKVLATALKGVPSSDFVRPAGAVEHKEVEVEPELQLAADMSFDSSTNKLMVVLSWIGGADGDTYDLYRIGENGERQLISAGMKETSYVDVLDSPKQYQYQVVPRNAQGEEGTPSKTVPIDSKKLENLINQDPGHNEEGNDQGQNPDGTENGNGEIPPDQGTGGTGEHTNNGDGSQPPNPGTGEVPPDIVNPDPSQTDGSSNEIKLPPPPQEEGQNQFPDASNG